A part of Lutra lutra chromosome 2, mLutLut1.2, whole genome shotgun sequence genomic DNA contains:
- the LOC125093612 gene encoding LOW QUALITY PROTEIN: sorting nexin-2-like (The sequence of the model RefSeq protein was modified relative to this genomic sequence to represent the inferred CDS: deleted 1 base in 1 codon): protein MAAEREPPPLGDAKPTDFEELEDGEDLFTSTVSTLESCPSSPEPASFNAEDVSTNSNGPKPAAVVLDDDREDLFAEATEEVSLDSPEREPILSSEPSPAVTPVTPTTIIAPRIESKSMSAPVIFDRSREEIEEAANGDVFDIEIGVSDPEKVGDGMNAYMAYRVTTKTSPSMFSKSEFSVKRRFSDFLGLHSKLASKYLHVGYIVPPAPEKSIVGMTKVKVGKEDSSSTEFVEKRRAALERYLQRTVKHPTFLQDPDLRQFLESSELPRAVNTQALSGAGILRMVNKAADAVNKMTIKMNESDAWFEEKQQQFENLDQQLRKLHASVEDLVCHRKELSANTAAFAKSAAMLGNSEDHTALSRALSQIAEVEEKIDQLHQEQAFADFYMFSELLSDYIRLIAAVKGVFDHRMKCWQKWEDAQITLLKKRETEGKMMVANKPDKIQQAKNEIREWEAKGQQGERDFEQISKTIRKEVGRFEKERVKDFKTVIIKYLESLVQTQQQLIKYWEAFLPEAKAIA from the exons ATGGCAGCCGAGAGGGAGCCTCCTCCGCTGGGGGACGCGAAGCCCACCGACTTTGAGGAGCTGGAGGATGGAGAAGACCTGTTCACCAGCACTGTGTCCACCCTCGAGTCGTGTCCATCATCTCCAGAACCAGCCAGTTTTAATGCAGAAGATGTCAGTACAAACTCTAATGGCCCGAAACCTGCAGCGGTGGTGCTAGATGATGACAGAGAAGACCTT TTTGCAGAAGCCACAGAAGAAGTTTCTCTGGATAGTCCAGAAAGGGAACCTATCCTGTCTTCAGAACCTTCTCCTGCAGTCACACCTGTGACCCCTACTACAATCATTGCTCCCAGAATTGAATCCAAGAGTATGTCTGCTCCTGTTATCTTCGATAGATCCAGGGAGGAGATTGAAGAAGCAGCAAATGGAGATGTTTTTGATATAGAAATTGGTGTATCAGATCCAGAGAAAGTTGGTGATGGCATGAATGCTTACATGGCGTATAGAGTAACAACAAAGACCTCTCCTTCCATGTTCAGTAAGAGTGAATTTTCAGTGAAAAGAAGATTCAGTGACTTTCTTGGTTTGCATAGCAAGTTAGCAAGCAAGTATTTACATGTTGGTTATATTGTGCCACCAGCTCCAGAAAAGAGTATAGTAGGCATGACCAAGGTCAAAGTGGGTAAAGAAGATTCTTCATCCACTGAATTTGTAGAGAAACGGAGAGCAGCTCTTGAAAGGTATCTTCAAAGAACAGTAAAGCATCCAACTTTTCTACAGGATCCTGATTTAAGGCAGTTCCTGGAAAGTTCAGAGCTGCCTAGAGCAGTTAACACACAGGCCCTGAGCGGAGCAGGAATATTGAGGATGGTGAACAAGGCTGCAGACGCCGTCAACAAAATGACAATCAAGATGAATGAATCAGATGCGTGGTTTGAAGAAAAGCAGCAACAATTTGAAAATCTGGATCAGCAACTTAGGAAACTTCATGCTAGTGTCGAAGACTTGGTCTGTCATAGAAAAGAACTTTCAGCCAACACAGCTGCCTTTGCGAAAAGTGCTGCCATGTTAGGTAACTCTGAGGACCACACTGCTTTATCTAGAGCTTTGTCTCAGATTGCAGAGGTAGAGGAGAAAATAGACCAGTTACATCAAGAACAAGCTTTTGCTGACTTTTACATGTTTTCAGAACTACTTAGTGACTACATTCGTCTTATTGCTGCAGTGAAAGGTGTGTTTGACCATCGAATGAAGTGCTGGCAGAAATGGGAAGACGCTCAAATTACTTTGCTCAAAAAACGTGAAACTGAGGGAAAAATGATGGTTGCTAACAAACCAGATAAAATACAGCaagctaaaaatgaaataagagagtGGGAGGCAAAAGGACAACAAGGAGAAAGAGATTTTGAACAGATTTCTAAAACAATTCGAAAAGAAGTGGGAAGATTTGAGAAAGAACGGgtgaaagattttaaaactgttaTTATCAAGTACTTAGAATCATTAGTACAAACACAACAACAGCTGATAAAATACTGGGAGGCATTCCTGCCTGAAGCCAAAGCCATTGCCTAG